The following are encoded in a window of Saccharothrix longispora genomic DNA:
- the gcvP gene encoding aminomethyl-transferring glycine dehydrogenase, protein MTQDRIPLAALEHGTPFADRHVGPRPAELARILDVIGVGSLEELAQRAVPDSIRERDLVLDLPAPATETEALAELRELASRNRPMTQMIGLGYYGTTTPPVILRNVLESPAWYTAYTPYQPEISQGRLEALLNFQTMVGDLTGLPLANASMLDESTAAAEGMTLVRRAGKSKSDKFVVDADTLPQTLAVIETRAEPLGIEVVVADLSQGLEGLGLGGDFFGVLLSYPGASGAVRDHAGLVEEVHRAGAQVVVAADLLALTLLRPPGEIGADVVVGTTQRFGVPVGFGGPHAGYMAVRQGLERQLPGRLVGVSVDADGSLAYRLALQTREQHIRREKATSNICTAQVLLAVMASTYAVYHGPEGLKAIATRAHRMATVLAAGLCEAGVDVVHGDFFDTVRARVEGRAAEVVAAARELGVNLWQVDADVVSIACDETTTRDHLHLVWKAFGVSVADVDGLDADTADGIPGDLRRTTDYLTHPVFHAHRSETALLRYLRSLSDKDVALDRSMIPLGSCTMKLNATAEMEPVTWPEFAELHPFAPVEDAAGLLAIVSDLERWLAEVTGYDAVSLQPNAGSQGEFAGLLAIRAYHRANGDAHRDVCLIPSSAHGTNAASAVMAGMRVVVVKCDEHGNVDLGHLKETVEAHRSDLAAIMITYPSTHGVYEDTVREVCGLVHDAGGQVYVDGANLNALIGLAQYGKFGSDVSHLNLHKTFCIPHGGGGPGVGPIGVRAHLAPFLPNHPLQPAAGPETGVGPISGAPWGSASILPISWAYVRMMGGDGLRRATLTAVAAANYVARRLDEHFPVLYTGEGGFVAHECILDLRPITKATGVTVDDVAKRLADYGLHAPTMSFPVAGTLMVEPTESEDLAEIDRFIDAMIAIRHEIDRVGSGEWPVDDNPLRNAPHTAASIAAEWDHPYSRETAVFPAGTAAPKIWPPVRRIDGAKGDRNLVCSCPPVSAYGG, encoded by the coding sequence ATGACGCAGGACCGCATTCCCCTCGCCGCTCTCGAGCACGGCACCCCCTTCGCCGACCGGCACGTGGGCCCGCGGCCCGCCGAACTGGCCCGCATCCTGGACGTCATCGGCGTCGGCTCCCTGGAGGAACTGGCGCAGCGCGCCGTGCCCGACTCGATCCGCGAGCGCGACCTGGTGCTGGACCTCCCCGCGCCCGCCACCGAGACCGAGGCGCTGGCCGAGCTGCGCGAGCTGGCCTCCCGCAACCGCCCGATGACGCAGATGATCGGCCTCGGCTACTACGGCACCACCACGCCGCCGGTGATCCTGCGCAACGTGCTGGAGAGCCCCGCCTGGTACACCGCGTACACGCCCTACCAGCCCGAGATCTCGCAGGGCCGCCTCGAAGCCCTCCTCAACTTCCAGACGATGGTCGGCGACCTCACCGGCCTGCCGCTGGCCAACGCGTCCATGCTGGACGAGTCCACCGCCGCCGCCGAGGGCATGACGCTCGTGCGCCGCGCCGGCAAGTCGAAGTCGGACAAGTTCGTCGTGGACGCGGACACGCTGCCGCAGACCCTCGCCGTCATCGAGACCCGCGCCGAGCCGCTGGGCATCGAGGTCGTCGTCGCCGACCTGTCGCAGGGCCTGGAAGGTCTCGGCCTGGGCGGCGACTTCTTCGGCGTGCTGCTGTCCTACCCCGGCGCGTCCGGCGCCGTGCGCGACCACGCGGGCCTCGTCGAGGAAGTCCACCGGGCCGGCGCGCAGGTCGTCGTCGCCGCCGACCTGCTGGCGCTCACGCTGCTGCGCCCGCCCGGCGAGATCGGCGCGGACGTCGTCGTCGGCACCACCCAGCGCTTCGGCGTGCCCGTCGGGTTCGGCGGACCGCACGCCGGCTACATGGCCGTCCGCCAGGGCCTGGAGCGGCAGCTGCCCGGCCGGCTCGTCGGCGTGTCCGTCGACGCGGACGGCTCGCTCGCCTACCGCCTCGCGCTCCAGACCCGCGAGCAGCACATCCGCCGCGAGAAGGCCACCAGCAACATCTGCACCGCGCAGGTCCTGCTGGCCGTCATGGCCTCCACGTACGCCGTGTACCACGGCCCGGAGGGCCTCAAGGCCATCGCGACCCGAGCCCACCGCATGGCCACGGTGCTCGCCGCCGGCCTGTGCGAGGCGGGCGTCGACGTCGTGCACGGCGACTTCTTCGACACCGTCCGGGCCCGCGTCGAGGGCCGGGCCGCCGAGGTCGTCGCCGCCGCCCGCGAACTGGGCGTCAACCTGTGGCAGGTCGACGCGGACGTCGTGTCGATCGCGTGCGACGAGACCACCACCCGCGACCACCTGCACCTCGTGTGGAAGGCGTTCGGCGTGTCCGTCGCCGACGTCGACGGCCTCGACGCCGACACCGCCGACGGCATCCCCGGCGACCTGCGCCGCACCACCGACTACCTGACCCACCCGGTGTTCCACGCGCACCGCTCCGAGACCGCGCTGCTGCGCTACCTGCGGTCGCTGTCGGACAAGGACGTCGCGCTGGACCGCAGCATGATCCCGCTCGGCTCGTGCACGATGAAGCTCAACGCCACGGCCGAGATGGAACCCGTCACCTGGCCCGAGTTCGCCGAGCTGCACCCGTTCGCGCCCGTCGAGGACGCCGCCGGCCTGCTCGCGATCGTCTCCGACCTGGAGCGGTGGCTGGCCGAGGTCACCGGGTACGACGCCGTGTCGCTCCAGCCGAACGCGGGCAGCCAGGGCGAGTTCGCGGGCCTGCTCGCGATCCGCGCCTACCACCGCGCCAACGGCGACGCGCACCGCGACGTGTGCCTCATCCCGTCCAGCGCGCACGGCACCAACGCCGCGTCCGCCGTGATGGCCGGCATGCGCGTGGTCGTCGTGAAGTGCGACGAGCACGGCAACGTGGACCTCGGGCACCTCAAGGAGACGGTCGAGGCGCACCGGTCCGACCTCGCCGCCATCATGATCACGTACCCGTCGACGCACGGCGTGTACGAGGACACCGTGCGCGAGGTGTGCGGGCTCGTGCACGACGCGGGCGGCCAGGTGTACGTCGACGGCGCGAACCTCAACGCGCTGATCGGGCTGGCCCAGTACGGCAAGTTCGGGTCGGACGTGTCGCACCTGAACCTGCACAAGACGTTCTGCATCCCGCACGGCGGCGGCGGCCCCGGCGTCGGCCCGATCGGCGTGCGCGCGCACCTCGCGCCGTTCCTGCCGAACCACCCGCTCCAGCCCGCCGCGGGCCCGGAGACCGGCGTCGGGCCCATCAGCGGCGCACCGTGGGGCTCGGCGTCCATCCTGCCGATCTCGTGGGCCTACGTGCGGATGATGGGCGGCGACGGCCTGCGCCGCGCGACCCTGACCGCCGTGGCCGCCGCGAACTACGTGGCGCGACGCCTGGACGAGCACTTCCCCGTGCTCTACACCGGCGAGGGCGGCTTCGTCGCCCACGAGTGCATCCTCGACCTGCGGCCCATCACGAAGGCGACCGGCGTGACCGTGGACGACGTGGCCAAGCGCCTCGCCGACTACGGCCTGCACGCGCCGACCATGTCGTTCCCCGTCGCGGGCACGCTGATGGTCGAGCCGACCGAGAGCGAGGACCTGGCCGAGATCGACCGGTTCATCGACGCGATGATCGCCATCAGGCACGAGATCGACCGCGTCGGCTCGGGCGAGTGGCCGGTCGACGACAACCCGCTGCGCAACGCGCCCCACACCGCCGCCTCCATCGCCGCGGAGTGGGACCACCCGTACAGCAGGGAGACCGCCGTGTTCCCCGCGGGCACCGCGGCGCCGAAGATCTGGCCCCCGGTGCGGCGCATCGACGGCGCCAAGGGCGACCGCAACCTGGTCTGCTCCTGCCCGCCGGTCTCCGCCTACGGCGGCTGA
- a CDS encoding MerR family transcriptional regulator, with the protein MVEEAPIRAGTGEQGELFPDSSLPDELVGYRGPAACQIAGITYRQLDYWARTGLVNPTIRSAHGSGSQRLYSFKDILVLKVVKRLLDTGVSLQNIRVAVDHLRRRGVQDLARITLFSDGTTVYECTSPEEVVDLLQGGQGVFGIAVSGAMREISGTIHEFPAERADGAEIVEPSNDELSRRRRTRAIG; encoded by the coding sequence GTGGTCGAGGAAGCGCCCATCCGGGCGGGAACCGGAGAACAGGGTGAACTGTTCCCGGACTCCTCGCTGCCGGACGAACTCGTCGGGTACCGCGGCCCCGCCGCGTGCCAGATCGCGGGAATCACCTACCGCCAGCTGGACTACTGGGCCCGCACGGGCCTGGTGAACCCGACCATAAGGAGTGCGCACGGCTCGGGGAGCCAACGGCTGTACTCGTTCAAGGACATCCTCGTCCTCAAGGTCGTCAAGCGGCTCCTGGACACCGGGGTCTCGCTCCAGAACATCCGGGTCGCCGTCGACCACCTGCGCCGGCGCGGCGTGCAGGACCTGGCCCGCATCACGCTGTTCAGCGACGGCACCACGGTCTACGAGTGCACCTCGCCGGAGGAGGTCGTCGACCTCCTCCAGGGCGGCCAGGGCGTCTTCGGCATCGCGGTCAGCGGCGCCATGCGGGAGATCAGCGGCACGATCCACGAGTTCCCCGCCGAACGCGCCGACGGCGCCGAGATCGTGGAACCCTCCAACGACGAGCTGTCCCGCCGCCGCCGCACCCGCGCCATCGGCTGA
- a CDS encoding bifunctional nuclease family protein encodes MSEMRVVGVRVELPANQPILLLRETEGERYLPIWIGSVEATAIALEQQGVRPARPLTHDLLKDVIGALGRQLEQVRITDLQEGTYFAELVFDGDVRVSARPSDSVALALRIGVPIHAEESVLAEAGLIIPDEQEDEVEKFREFLDSISPEDFRGADT; translated from the coding sequence ATGAGCGAGATGCGCGTCGTCGGTGTGCGGGTGGAACTGCCCGCCAACCAGCCGATCCTGCTGCTGCGCGAAACCGAGGGCGAGCGGTACCTGCCGATCTGGATCGGATCGGTCGAGGCCACCGCCATCGCACTGGAGCAGCAGGGTGTCCGGCCCGCCCGGCCGTTGACGCACGACCTGCTCAAGGACGTCATCGGCGCCCTCGGCAGGCAGCTCGAACAAGTCCGGATCACCGACCTGCAAGAGGGCACGTACTTCGCGGAGTTGGTGTTCGACGGTGACGTGCGCGTCTCCGCCCGCCCCAGCGACTCGGTGGCGCTGGCCCTGCGGATCGGCGTGCCGATCCACGCGGAGGAATCCGTGCTCGCCGAGGCCGGGCTGATCATCCCCGACGAGCAGGAGGACGAGGTCGAGAAGTTCCGGGAGTTCCTGGACTCGATCTCGCCGGAGGACTTCCGGGGCGCCGACACCTGA
- the ftsR gene encoding transcriptional regulator FtsR has product MTAGRPRGGLGIGAVLALLRADFPDVTISKIRFLEAEGLVRPARTASGYRQFSSADVERLRYVLTAQRDRYLPLRVIREQLDAADAGSPDGAPGCPAGGPPKGHRVTRDELLARAGISPDVLADLEQHGLVTPSPGGSYDHDAVQIASTVRALADHGLDVRRLRPFRAAADVVVTAARQGRVDDVTALSVTLHTLLVKTGLRDVAGGRVSPW; this is encoded by the coding sequence GTGACGGCCGGGCGGCCACGCGGGGGGTTGGGCATCGGAGCCGTGCTGGCGCTGCTCCGAGCCGACTTCCCCGACGTCACCATCTCCAAGATCCGCTTCCTGGAAGCGGAGGGGTTGGTCCGCCCGGCGCGCACCGCCTCCGGGTACCGGCAGTTCAGCTCGGCGGACGTCGAGCGGCTGCGGTACGTACTGACCGCCCAGCGCGACCGCTACCTGCCGTTGCGGGTGATCCGGGAGCAGTTGGACGCCGCCGACGCGGGCTCGCCCGACGGCGCTCCCGGGTGCCCCGCCGGTGGTCCGCCCAAGGGCCACCGGGTCACCCGCGACGAGCTGCTCGCGCGCGCCGGCATCAGCCCCGACGTGCTGGCCGACCTGGAGCAGCACGGCCTCGTCACGCCGTCGCCCGGCGGTTCCTACGACCACGACGCGGTGCAGATCGCCTCGACCGTGCGCGCGTTGGCCGACCACGGCCTCGACGTGCGCCGACTGCGCCCGTTCCGGGCCGCCGCGGACGTCGTGGTGACCGCCGCGCGGCAGGGGCGGGTGGACGACGTCACGGCGCTTTCGGTAACGCTGCACACACTCCTCGTGAAGACGGGATTGCGGGACGTCGCAGGTGGACGCGTTTCGCCCTGGTGA
- the garA gene encoding glycogen accumulation regulator GarA, which produces MSTNDGPGVPPEQSPERTSVFRADFLAEVEGAEAPAQEPAVAGVDALPAGSALLVVKRGPNAGSRFLLDRDTTSAGRHPDSDIFLDDVTVSRRHAEFRREGGEFVVIDVGSLNGTYVNREPVDQAVLANGDEVQIGKFRLVFLTGPGAGGQGA; this is translated from the coding sequence GTGAGCACGAACGACGGGCCAGGCGTCCCGCCCGAGCAGTCCCCGGAGCGGACCTCCGTTTTCCGGGCCGACTTCCTCGCCGAGGTCGAGGGCGCCGAAGCGCCCGCCCAGGAGCCGGCCGTCGCCGGTGTCGACGCGCTGCCCGCCGGGTCCGCCCTGCTGGTGGTCAAGCGCGGTCCGAACGCGGGGTCCAGGTTCCTGCTGGACCGCGACACGACGAGCGCGGGTCGGCACCCCGACAGCGACATCTTCCTCGACGACGTGACGGTGTCCCGCCGGCACGCCGAGTTCCGCCGCGAGGGCGGCGAGTTCGTGGTGATCGACGTGGGCAGCCTCAACGGCACCTACGTCAACCGCGAGCCCGTCGACCAGGCCGTCCTGGCCAACGGCGACGAGGTGCAGATCGGCAAGTTCCGCCTGGTGTTCCTGACCGGTCCGGGTGCCGGGGGCCAGGGGGCCTGA
- the gcvH gene encoding glycine cleavage system protein GcvH — protein MKERAAVIPEELKYTEEHEWVLRTGEDTVRVGITDYAQEQLGDVVFVQLPELGEQVGAGQTLGEVESTKSVSDIYAPLAGEVVARNDSLDQQPDLVNSDPYGEGWMVELRLEDPTAVDDLLDAAAYQELAASE, from the coding sequence ATGAAGGAGCGCGCCGCGGTGATTCCCGAGGAGCTCAAGTACACCGAGGAACATGAGTGGGTGCTGCGCACCGGTGAGGACACCGTGCGCGTCGGCATCACGGACTACGCCCAGGAGCAACTCGGCGACGTCGTGTTCGTGCAGCTCCCGGAGCTCGGCGAGCAGGTCGGCGCGGGTCAGACCCTCGGCGAGGTCGAGTCGACGAAGAGCGTGTCCGACATCTACGCGCCGCTCGCCGGCGAGGTCGTCGCGCGCAACGACTCCCTGGACCAGCAGCCCGATCTGGTGAACTCCGACCCGTACGGTGAGGGGTGGATGGTGGAACTCCGGCTGGAGGACCCGACGGCGGTCGACGACCTGCTCGACGCCGCCGCGTACCAGGAGTTGGCGGCATCGGAGTGA
- a CDS encoding CDP-alcohol phosphatidyltransferase family protein encodes MPRDPADRLLTIPNALSVLRLLGVPLFLYLLLGPRADGWAVVVLVAAGLSDWLDGKIARWLDQTSRLGTLLDPAADRLYILATLIAFVVRDIVPWWLVALLAGREILVGACLPVLRARGYGPFDVNYLGKAATFNLLYAFPMLLLAQGTSTAARIALPIACAFMAWGAALYLWSGALYVYQFTLAVRRRPGVAPA; translated from the coding sequence GTGCCGCGAGACCCCGCCGACCGGCTGCTGACCATCCCGAACGCGCTCAGCGTGCTGCGGCTGCTCGGCGTGCCCCTCTTCCTCTACCTCCTGCTGGGCCCGCGGGCCGACGGCTGGGCGGTCGTCGTCCTCGTCGCCGCGGGCCTGTCCGACTGGCTGGACGGCAAGATCGCGCGCTGGCTCGACCAGACCAGCAGGCTCGGCACGCTCCTCGACCCCGCCGCGGACCGCCTCTACATCCTCGCCACGCTCATCGCGTTCGTCGTGCGCGACATCGTGCCGTGGTGGCTCGTCGCGCTCCTGGCGGGCCGCGAGATCCTCGTCGGCGCCTGCCTGCCCGTGCTGCGCGCCCGCGGCTACGGGCCGTTCGACGTCAACTACCTGGGCAAGGCGGCCACGTTCAACCTGCTCTACGCGTTCCCCATGCTGCTGCTCGCCCAGGGCACGTCCACCGCGGCCCGGATCGCCCTGCCGATCGCCTGCGCCTTCATGGCCTGGGGCGCCGCCCTGTACCTCTGGTCCGGTGCCCTGTACGTCTACCAGTTCACCCTCGCGGTGCGCCGGCGGCCGGGGGTCGCGCCCGCCTGA
- a CDS encoding STAS domain-containing protein, giving the protein MTVQDPNVVATAGAESAASSNPRAGQVGLTVRQAGAGATVVGVSGEIDMLTAPQLRAEVLRHLAAGTTLVLDLSGVSFLGSAGLAVLVEAAQHGKRRDAAFRVVAVARAVTRPLAATGLGEVFSVFESVEQALGADEAR; this is encoded by the coding sequence GTGACGGTTCAGGACCCGAACGTCGTGGCGACGGCCGGAGCCGAGTCCGCCGCGTCCAGCAACCCCCGCGCGGGGCAGGTCGGGCTCACCGTCCGGCAGGCCGGCGCGGGCGCCACCGTGGTCGGGGTGAGCGGGGAGATCGACATGCTCACCGCACCGCAGTTGCGCGCCGAGGTGCTGCGGCACCTCGCGGCGGGCACCACGCTCGTGCTCGACCTGTCCGGGGTGAGCTTCCTGGGCTCCGCCGGTCTGGCGGTCCTGGTGGAGGCGGCCCAGCACGGCAAGCGCCGGGACGCCGCGTTCCGCGTCGTCGCCGTCGCGCGCGCCGTCACCCGCCCGTTGGCCGCCACCGGTCTGGGCGAGGTGTTCAGCGTGTTCGAGTCGGTCGAGCAGGCGCTGGGGGCCGACGAGGCCCGTTGA
- a CDS encoding ATP-binding protein: MTDQLADRHWGVEFPAQPTRLAAVRARLDSWLATSGLTEDDRYDLLIAVNEAASNAVEHAYPPGEDGVVHIEADARPDGSVRVVVADYGTWRVPPAALTTRGRGLLLMHENVDDVLIDRQPTGTTVTLRMTPGRTARGTYTSAPREPVVVTEREGWVEVVVQGDVPAQFAPAVRRRILAAARGGTVPVVVDLRALGSRAEGLIRSLRPVAEAAAAAGNRVVVRAPEDDHARRALVAAGVDRVVDVVPHHP; encoded by the coding sequence TTGACCGATCAACTCGCGGACCGCCACTGGGGAGTGGAGTTCCCGGCACAGCCGACTCGGCTCGCGGCGGTCCGTGCACGACTCGACAGCTGGCTGGCGACCTCCGGGCTCACCGAGGACGACCGCTACGACCTGCTCATCGCGGTGAACGAGGCCGCCAGCAACGCCGTGGAGCACGCCTACCCGCCCGGTGAGGACGGGGTGGTGCACATCGAGGCCGACGCCCGGCCCGACGGCAGCGTGCGCGTCGTGGTGGCGGACTACGGCACGTGGCGCGTGCCACCCGCGGCCCTGACCACGCGCGGGCGCGGGCTGCTGCTCATGCACGAGAACGTCGACGACGTGCTGATCGACCGCCAACCGACCGGCACGACCGTGACCCTGCGCATGACACCCGGCCGCACCGCGCGCGGGACCTACACGTCGGCGCCCCGCGAACCGGTGGTGGTCACCGAGCGCGAGGGGTGGGTGGAGGTCGTGGTGCAGGGCGACGTGCCCGCCCAGTTCGCGCCTGCCGTGCGCAGGCGCATCCTCGCCGCCGCGCGGGGCGGCACCGTGCCCGTCGTGGTCGACCTGCGCGCCCTCGGCTCGCGCGCCGAGGGCCTGATCCGCAGCCTGCGCCCGGTCGCCGAGGCCGCCGCGGCGGCGGGCAACCGGGTCGTCGTGCGCGCGCCCGAAGACGACCACGCCCGCCGCGCTCTCGTCGCGGCGGGCGTGGACCGGGTCGTGGACGTCGTGCCGCACCACCCCTAG
- a CDS encoding ATP-binding protein, with product MSHTEPQSGESESALAGVELRMAAEPTQLSIVRAVAADIAMRQDFDLDSIEDLKLAVDEACSTLISLATPGAVLIAHFVVADGSVQVSTKVGSQRSAPPDRESFGWRVLSALVDSVTTWVAPQADAYEVHIDLVKRSLGTVDA from the coding sequence GTGTCGCACACTGAGCCGCAGAGCGGCGAGTCGGAAAGCGCCCTGGCCGGGGTTGAGCTGCGGATGGCGGCTGAGCCTACGCAGTTGTCGATCGTCCGGGCGGTGGCCGCCGACATCGCCATGCGCCAGGACTTCGACCTGGACTCCATCGAGGACCTGAAGCTGGCGGTGGACGAGGCGTGCTCCACCCTCATCTCACTGGCCACGCCGGGGGCGGTGCTGATCGCCCACTTCGTGGTGGCGGACGGTTCCGTGCAGGTTTCCACGAAGGTGGGTTCGCAGCGCTCCGCCCCCCCGGATCGGGAGAGTTTCGGCTGGCGGGTCCTCAGCGCGCTGGTCGACTCCGTGACCACGTGGGTCGCGCCGCAGGCCGACGCGTACGAGGTGCACATCGACCTGGTCAAGCGGTCGCTGGGGACGGTGGATGCGTGA
- a CDS encoding SigB/SigF/SigG family RNA polymerase sigma factor — protein MTAPDEGKTRSGTQGDYDHLAPLFVRLAATPADDPARERLRDELVTEHLPVAKHIARRFGHRGEPYDDLVQVATVGLINAVDRFDPERGSDFLSFAVPTIMGEVRKYFRDSSWSVRMPRRLKELHLAINAGSARLSQELGRAPTPSELAQHLQLSREEIHEGLAAGNAYHSASLDDLLVADDSSISLGSTLGEEDPELEAIEQREALHPLLEKLPERERKIVVMRFFGNMTQTQIAQKVGISQMHVSRLLAKTLRQLRDGLTE, from the coding sequence GTGACGGCGCCGGACGAGGGCAAGACCCGGTCGGGCACCCAGGGTGATTACGACCACCTCGCTCCGCTGTTCGTCCGGCTCGCCGCGACGCCCGCCGACGACCCGGCGAGAGAGCGGCTGCGCGACGAGCTGGTGACCGAGCACTTGCCCGTGGCCAAGCACATCGCCCGCCGGTTCGGGCACCGGGGCGAGCCGTACGACGACCTGGTGCAGGTGGCCACGGTCGGGTTGATCAACGCGGTCGACCGGTTCGACCCGGAGCGCGGGAGCGACTTCCTGTCGTTCGCGGTGCCGACGATCATGGGCGAGGTCCGGAAGTACTTCCGGGACTCCAGCTGGTCGGTCCGCATGCCGCGGCGGCTCAAGGAGCTGCACCTGGCGATCAACGCGGGGTCGGCGAGGCTGTCCCAGGAACTGGGGCGCGCGCCGACCCCCAGTGAGCTGGCGCAGCACCTGCAGCTCAGCCGCGAGGAGATCCACGAGGGGCTGGCTGCGGGCAACGCGTACCACTCGGCGTCGCTGGACGACCTGCTGGTGGCCGACGACAGCTCCATCTCGCTGGGGAGCACCCTCGGCGAGGAGGACCCGGAGCTGGAGGCGATCGAGCAGCGGGAGGCGCTGCACCCGCTGCTGGAGAAGCTGCCGGAGCGGGAGCGGAAGATCGTGGTGATGCGGTTCTTCGGGAACATGACGCAGACCCAGATCGCGCAGAAGGTCGGCATTTCGCAGATGCACGTGTCGCGGTTGTTGGCGAAGACGCTGCGGCAACTGCGGGACGGTTTGACGGAGTAG
- a CDS encoding WhiB family transcriptional regulator: MTSTARLPKPVTDVWDWQKEGLCRGSDSAVFFHPDNERGSARAAREDRAKQLCSHCPVLLQCREHALAVQEPYGVWGGMGEDERRRIIAGRRRTAA; this comes from the coding sequence ATGACCAGCACCGCGCGCCTGCCAAAGCCCGTCACCGACGTCTGGGACTGGCAGAAGGAAGGACTGTGCCGAGGCAGCGACAGCGCAGTCTTCTTCCACCCGGACAACGAGCGGGGCTCCGCCCGGGCCGCCCGCGAGGACAGGGCGAAGCAGCTCTGCTCCCACTGCCCGGTCCTCCTCCAGTGCCGCGAGCACGCCCTGGCGGTCCAGGAGCCCTACGGCGTCTGGGGTGGAATGGGCGAGGACGAACGCCGCCGGATCATCGCCGGCCGTCGTCGAACCGCCGCCTGA
- a CDS encoding TIGR03557 family F420-dependent LLM class oxidoreductase, translating to MVSIGYFLSCEEFGPRELVQQARWAEQAGFERLWISDHYHPWNSEQGNSPFVWSVIGALSEATTLPVTTAVTCPTVRLHPAVVAQAAATAAVQCQGGFTLGVGTGEALNEHILGGRWPSAPERLEMLDEAVEVMRALWTGESVTHRGRHYTVENARLHTRPESPVPVYVSAFGPHAARVAGRIGDGFCSTMPDDSLVSEFRSSGGGDKPTQAGFKVCHAPTAEAGAKTAYRLWPNEQLPGELAQLLPTPEHFEQASTLVTEEMVASALPTGPDVQPYVDTVRQYAEAGYDELYVAQIGPDQESFFEFWSTEVAPAL from the coding sequence ATGGTCAGCATCGGTTACTTCCTGTCGTGCGAGGAGTTCGGTCCGCGCGAACTCGTCCAGCAGGCCCGGTGGGCCGAACAGGCGGGCTTCGAGCGGCTCTGGATCTCCGACCACTACCACCCCTGGAACTCCGAGCAGGGCAACAGCCCGTTCGTGTGGTCCGTGATCGGCGCGCTCTCCGAGGCGACGACGCTCCCCGTCACCACCGCCGTCACCTGTCCCACCGTGCGCCTGCACCCGGCCGTGGTCGCCCAGGCCGCCGCGACCGCCGCCGTCCAGTGCCAGGGCGGGTTCACGCTCGGCGTGGGCACGGGGGAGGCGTTGAACGAGCACATCCTCGGCGGCAGGTGGCCCTCCGCCCCCGAACGCCTGGAGATGCTCGACGAGGCCGTCGAGGTGATGCGCGCCCTGTGGACCGGCGAGTCCGTCACCCACCGGGGACGCCACTACACGGTCGAGAACGCCCGCCTCCACACCCGACCCGAATCACCCGTCCCGGTCTACGTCTCGGCCTTCGGCCCCCACGCGGCCCGAGTGGCCGGCCGCATCGGCGACGGCTTCTGCTCGACCATGCCCGATGACTCGTTGGTGTCGGAGTTCCGCTCGTCCGGGGGAGGTGACAAGCCGACCCAGGCCGGCTTCAAGGTCTGCCACGCCCCGACCGCCGAAGCGGGCGCCAAGACCGCCTACCGGCTGTGGCCCAACGAGCAGCTGCCCGGCGAACTCGCCCAGCTGCTGCCCACGCCCGAGCACTTCGAGCAGGCGTCGACCCTGGTCACCGAGGAGATGGTCGCCTCGGCCCTGCCCACCGGCCCCGACGTCCAGCCGTACGTGGACACCGTGCGCCAGTACGCCGAGGCCGGCTACGACGAGCTGTACGTGGCGCAGATCGGCCCGGACCAGGAGAGCTTCTTCGAGTTCTGGTCCACCGAAGTGGCCCCCGCGCTCTAG
- a CDS encoding M50 family metallopeptidase codes for MSTFAKWAPAVLALVLVAGPGVWRWSRHTITIAHEAGHALVAVLTGRRLEGIKLNSDTSGVTVSRGRPTGVAVVLMYFAGYVTPSLLGLGAAALVTAEQVRPLLWATVALLAAMLVMIRNAFGVLSVVLTGAVMFVVSWYATPEWQAAFALFVTWFLLLGGVRPVGELQSRRARGRAPRSDADQLARITGVPGLVWVLLFAAVTIGALVLGGRVLLPL; via the coding sequence ATGTCGACCTTCGCGAAGTGGGCGCCCGCCGTGCTGGCGCTCGTCCTGGTGGCCGGCCCCGGCGTCTGGCGCTGGAGCCGCCACACCATCACCATCGCGCACGAGGCCGGGCACGCCCTCGTCGCCGTCCTCACCGGCCGCAGGCTGGAGGGCATCAAGCTCAACTCCGACACCTCCGGCGTCACCGTCTCGCGCGGCCGACCCACCGGCGTCGCCGTCGTGCTCATGTACTTCGCCGGCTACGTCACCCCGTCCCTGCTCGGCCTCGGCGCCGCCGCGCTCGTCACCGCCGAGCAGGTCAGGCCCCTGCTCTGGGCGACCGTCGCGCTGCTCGCCGCCATGCTCGTGATGATCCGCAACGCGTTCGGCGTGCTGTCCGTCGTCCTCACCGGCGCGGTGATGTTCGTCGTCTCCTGGTACGCCACCCCCGAGTGGCAGGCCGCGTTCGCCCTGTTCGTCACCTGGTTCCTGCTGCTCGGCGGTGTCCGCCCGGTCGGGGAGCTGCAGAGCCGCCGGGCCCGGGGCCGCGCGCCCCGGTCCGACGCCGACCAGCTGGCCCGCATCACCGGCGTCCCCGGCCTCGTGTGGGTGCTGCTGTTCGCCGCCGTCACCATCGGCGCCCTCGTCCTCGGCGGCCGGGTCCTCCTGCCGCTCTGA